The segment TTCCGGTGGATTCCTACGGCTGCATTTCCCTGGATGAGCTGCGGGATGCGGTGAGAGAGGACACGATTCTGGTATCAGTCATGTATGTCAACAATGAGATCGGAGCCGTGGAGCCGGTGGAGGAGATCTCACGGGTGATCAGGGAAAAGAATCCCAGAACCCTGTTCCATGTAGACGCCATCCAGGCCTATGGAAAGTATGTGATCCGCCCCAAAAAGCAGGGGATTGACCTTTTGTCGGTCAGCGGGCACAAGATTCACGGCCCCAAGGGCGTGGGATTTTTGTATATCGATGAGAGAGTAAAAATCCGTCCTCTTCTCTACGGAGGCGGGCAGCAGAAGGGGATGCGTTCCGGAACGGAGAATGTGCCGGGCTGTGCCGGACTGGGAGCGGCCGTAAAGGAGGTCTACACGGATCACGAGGCCAAGATTGAACGGCTCTATGGCCTCAGGGAGCGCATGATCGAGGGATTAAAGGCTCTGCCTGGCGTTACCATAAACGGCCATGAGGGACGGGAGAATGCTCCTCAGATCGTGAGCGCCAGCTTCGAGGGCGTGAGAAGCGAGGTGCTGCTCCACGCGCTGGAGGAAAAGGGGATCTACGTTTCCTCCGGCTCCGCCTGCTCCGTCAACCATCCCGGAGTCAGCGGAACCCTCAGGGGAATCGGAGTGAAAAAAGAGCTTCTCGACTCCACGATCCGTTTCAGCTTCGGCCTGTTCAACACGCCGGAGGAGGTAGATTACTGTCTGGAGGTTCTTGCAGAACTTCTCCCGGTGCTCAGAAGATACAGAGCCAGGTAGGAAGGCGCAGGAGCCTTGCCTGAGGCACAGAGAAAACAAAAAGAGAGGAATCAGAATGTTTCAGTCATTTTTAATTAAATATGCCGAGATTGGCTTAAAGGGAAAAAACCGATATGTGTTCGAGGATGCGCTGATGAAACACATCCGCCGCTCCTTAAAGGGATTAGACGGCGAGTTTACGGTATCAAAAGAGTCAGGGCGCATCTATGTGGAAGCTCAGACCGCATTTGACTATGACGAGGTTGTGGAGGCCCTCCAGAGAGTGTTTGGAATTGCAGCCATCTGTCCGATGATGCGGGTGGAGGATCTGGGCTTTGAGGAGCTGAAAAACCAGGTGATCTCCTACATCAGAGAGGTCTATCCGGAGCAGAACTTTACCTTCAAGGTAAACTGCCGCCGTGCCAACAAGCAGTATCCGGTGCGCTCAGAGGAGATGAACCGGGAGCTTGGAGCCGTGATCCTGGACGCTTTTCCAGAGACGAAGGTAGATGTCCACAATCCCCAGGTACTCTTAAATGTGGAGGTCAGAAGCAAGATAAACCTGTACTCCCTGGTGATTCCGGGCCCCGGCGGTATGCCTGTAGGGACCAACGGAAAGGCCATGCTCCTGCTTTCAGGAGGAATCGACAGTCCGGTGGCAGGCTATATGATCGCCAAACGAGGCGTTATTATTGAAGCTACCTATTTCCATGCGCCGCCTTACACCAGCGAGAGAGCAAAGCAGAAGGTCATTGACCTGGCAAAGATCGTGGCCAGATATTCCGGCCCCATTAAGCTCCATGTGGTAAACTTTACGGACATTCAGCTCTACATTTACGACAAGTGTCCTCATGAGGAGCTGACGATTATCATGCGCCGCTATATGATGAAGATCGCCGAGGAGATTGCGAAAAAGGATGAGTGCCTGGGACTGATCACAGGGGAGAGCATCGGTCAGGTGGCCTCCCAGACGGTTCACTCTCTGGCAGTTACAAACGAGGTCTGCACCCTCCCTGTATTCCGTCCGGTAATCGGATTTGACAAACAGGATATTGTGGACATCTCCCAGAAAATCGGCACCTTTGAGACTTCGATCCAGCCATACGAGGACTGCTGCACCATCTTCGTGGCCAAGCATCCGGTGACAAAGCCGAACCTGGATGTCATCCGCCGCTCCGAGACAAAGCTCTCAGAGGAGATCGACGGGATGGTGAAGAAGGCTGTGGATACCGCGGAAGTAATCTGGTGCTAAAGGACGAACAGAAGACGAAACGCCGGGCCCTGTCACGGATGTAAGGTGTCAGGGCAGCGGCGGTATATAAAAGGCTCCTCTGCCTGTGCAGAGGAGCCTTAAATTGAAATGTAACTGTTTTCTGAATTCTTTTATGAGGGATATCTGCAGAAATCTGATACCGGGAAAAGCAGGTGCTTTACCTGTATCCATCAATTTGTTCCTGCAATTTATTCTACAATATAAGGAGCCAGAACGGTGAGGATTTCGTCAACCTGGGACTCAGAGTGGATGTTTAAGTCGATCGGCTTGGAGAGATCCAGACTGAAAATACCCATAATAGACTTTGCATCAATCACGTATCTTCCGGATACGAGATCAAAATCTACGTCAAATTTTGCTAAATCGTTGACAAAAGATTTAACTTTATCGATAGAATTTAAAGAAATGCGAACTGTTTTCATTGTAAAAACCTCCTCTGGCTCATATGTGCCGTCTGTTTTATTTTTGGCTTGATAACCCTGTTTCTATACTACAAATATAACAGGGAAAAGTCAAGTGTGAGATTGAGGGAAATGTGTAAAGAAATATGCAAAACTGTTTAAAGAATCTGTATGGTTCAGGGAGGGAGGAAACAGATGAAGGGAAGAGAGGGGGACAGCAGCCCGGAACCCCTCAAACATGGTAAAATCTCAATTTCATATGGACTTTCTTCTGCACAGCTGGTAAAATAATCAGAACTGTCAGAAGAGAGTAAAGCTTCCCGGATATGCGGGGAGCCAGAGACGGCAAGAGCGCGGAATCAGAATGATTGTGTTCCGATACAGTGAAAGATAGAATGAAGCTACAGAAAGGAAGCGTAAAAATGAGAAAAGCCGCCCTTCACAATTTGGGATGTAAGGTAAATGCTTATGAAACAGAGGCCATGCAGCAGATGCTTGAGGATGCAGGGTATGAGATTGTCCCCTTCCGGGAGGGGGCAGATGTGTATGTGATTAATACCTGCTCTGTCACAAATGTGGCAGATAAAAAGTCCAGGCAGATGCTCCACCGGGCTAAGAAGATGAATCCCTCAGCAGTGGTTGTGGCAGCAGGCTGCTACGTGCAGGCAGCAGGGGAAGAGCTGAAAAAGGATGAGGCAGTCGACCTTGTGATTGGGAACAACAGGAAAAAGGACCTGGTGGAGGTATTAGAGCGGTATTTTAATGAGCACGAAGGGACAGACGACATCATCGATATTGGAAAGACCAGTGAATATGAGAAGCTGCATATCAGAAAGATCGCCGATCACACGAGAGCCTTTATCAAGGTTCAGGACGGCTGCAACCAGTTCTGCAGCTACTGTATTATTCCATATACAAGAGGCCGCGTAAGGAGCCGTTCCATGGAGGATGTGGTGCAGGAGGTGGAGGCGCTGGCAGCCTCAGGATATAAGGAAATCGTGCTGACAGGCATCCATTTAAGCTCCTACGGGGCAGACTTTAAGAGGACGGCAGAGAATCCGGAGGCTGCGGCGGATCTGCTGTCTCTGATTGTCCGCCTTGACAGGATACCGGGAATCGAGAGAATCCGTCTGGGCTCTCTGGAACCCCGCATCATCACGGACGAGTTTGCAGAGACGCTTGCTGGACTGAAATCCTTCTGTCCCCATTTTCACCTCTCCCTTCAGAGCGGATGCAATGAGACCTTAAAGCGTATGAACCGCCACTATACCACAGAGGATTACGAAGCCCGCTGTGAAATTCTGAGAAGATACTTTCATAACCCGGCAATCACCACAGATGTGATTGTGGGCTTCCCCCAGGAAACAGAGGAAGAGTTTGAGGAGACAAGGCAGTTTTTAAAGAGAATTCATTTTTACGAAATGCACATCTTTAAATATTCCAGGCGCGAGGGGACAAGGGCCGCTGTCATGGAAGGTCAGGTGCCGGAGCCAAAGAAGGCAGAAAGGAGCGACATTCTGCTTGCTCTGGAGGAACAGATGTCCCTGGAATACCGCAGAACATTTCTTGGAAAGGAAGAGGAAGTGCTCCTGGAAGAGAGAATCTCAGTGGACGGGGAGGACTACATGGTGGGCCATACCCGCCAGTATGTGAAAGCTGTGGTACCCTACAGAGAGGGCCTTAAAAATGTGACGGTCCGCGGCGTCATGGAGCGCATGGTGACGGATGAAATCCTGTTTCTCAGGGAAAAATAGGAAAAAACAGGGATGTCTTTTGTATCCGATCTGCACTGAGCTTTGCCAAATCTTTCCCTCTCAGGGAAGGAGTTGTCAAAAAATTAAGAAAGATTTTTCTTGCCGAATGGAATATTTTGGGTTAGAATAAATGAGAGTAGTTAAAGGACGTGAGTGATAACCATGGGTGATATGAGAAATACACAGTTTTTTAAAACAGTACAGGATGATACAAAGCTGGA is part of the Clostridium sp. M62/1 genome and harbors:
- a CDS encoding cysteine desulfurase family protein encodes the protein MEAYFDNSATTKVFDCVKDAVVHAMTEDYGNAAARHMKGVEAERLIKEARAEIARSLKVQEKEILFTSGGTESNNTALIGTALANQRAGKHLITTAVEHASIYNTMEFLREQGFEITYLPVDSYGCISLDELRDAVREDTILVSVMYVNNEIGAVEPVEEISRVIREKNPRTLFHVDAIQAYGKYVIRPKKQGIDLLSVSGHKIHGPKGVGFLYIDERVKIRPLLYGGGQQKGMRSGTENVPGCAGLGAAVKEVYTDHEAKIERLYGLRERMIEGLKALPGVTINGHEGRENAPQIVSASFEGVRSEVLLHALEEKGIYVSSGSACSVNHPGVSGTLRGIGVKKELLDSTIRFSFGLFNTPEEVDYCLEVLAELLPVLRRYRAR
- the thiI gene encoding tRNA uracil 4-sulfurtransferase ThiI; this translates as MFQSFLIKYAEIGLKGKNRYVFEDALMKHIRRSLKGLDGEFTVSKESGRIYVEAQTAFDYDEVVEALQRVFGIAAICPMMRVEDLGFEELKNQVISYIREVYPEQNFTFKVNCRRANKQYPVRSEEMNRELGAVILDAFPETKVDVHNPQVLLNVEVRSKINLYSLVIPGPGGMPVGTNGKAMLLLSGGIDSPVAGYMIAKRGVIIEATYFHAPPYTSERAKQKVIDLAKIVARYSGPIKLHVVNFTDIQLYIYDKCPHEELTIIMRRYMMKIAEEIAKKDECLGLITGESIGQVASQTVHSLAVTNEVCTLPVFRPVIGFDKQDIVDISQKIGTFETSIQPYEDCCTIFVAKHPVTKPNLDVIRRSETKLSEEIDGMVKKAVDTAEVIWC
- a CDS encoding HPr family phosphocarrier protein codes for the protein MKTVRISLNSIDKVKSFVNDLAKFDVDFDLVSGRYVIDAKSIMGIFSLDLSKPIDLNIHSESQVDEILTVLAPYIVE
- the mtaB gene encoding tRNA (N(6)-L-threonylcarbamoyladenosine(37)-C(2))-methylthiotransferase MtaB encodes the protein MRKAALHNLGCKVNAYETEAMQQMLEDAGYEIVPFREGADVYVINTCSVTNVADKKSRQMLHRAKKMNPSAVVVAAGCYVQAAGEELKKDEAVDLVIGNNRKKDLVEVLERYFNEHEGTDDIIDIGKTSEYEKLHIRKIADHTRAFIKVQDGCNQFCSYCIIPYTRGRVRSRSMEDVVQEVEALAASGYKEIVLTGIHLSSYGADFKRTAENPEAAADLLSLIVRLDRIPGIERIRLGSLEPRIITDEFAETLAGLKSFCPHFHLSLQSGCNETLKRMNRHYTTEDYEARCEILRRYFHNPAITTDVIVGFPQETEEEFEETRQFLKRIHFYEMHIFKYSRREGTRAAVMEGQVPEPKKAERSDILLALEEQMSLEYRRTFLGKEEEVLLEERISVDGEDYMVGHTRQYVKAVVPYREGLKNVTVRGVMERMVTDEILFLREK